The Diaminobutyricimonas aerilata nucleotide sequence TCCGTTCACCTGCATCCGTACGACCGCGACGACCGCCAGAGCCTCGACGCGGCGGTGTGCGCTGCCACCCTGCGGGTGGTGCGCGCGGCGTGCCCCGGCGTGCCGATCTCGCTCACCACCTCCGCCGACGTCGAATCGGATCCGCGACGACGCCTCGAGCAGGTCGCGGCGTGGACCGAGTGGCCCGACCTCGTGACGGCGAACCAGGGGGAGGAGGGCATCGTCGAGCTCTGCGAACTGCTGATCTCCCACGGCGTCGGCATCGAGGCGGGGTTGCTCGGCTGGAGGGATGCCGAGCTCTTCGTCGCGTCGGGCCTCGCCTCGCGCTGCGTTCGCGTGATGGTCGAACCGCTCGACGCGGACCCCGATGATGCGGTCGCCCACGCCGAGCGGATCGAGCGCATCGTGGCCGACGCCGGCATCACCCTCGAGCAGGTGCATCACGGCGACGGCATCGCCTCGTGGGCGGTCAACGCCCGCGCCGTCGACCGCGGGCACGGCATCCGCACCGGGCTCGAAGACACCCCGGTGCTCCCCGACGGCCGGCTCGCGGCAGGCAACGCCGACCTCGTCGCGGCCGCCGCCGCGATGCTCGCCGCGCACTGACAGGGCGACGGCACGGACGACGTTCATCCGGGGCAGGATGCGCGGTCGAACGTCGTCTCGAGGAACCTCCTCGTCTCTTCGTTCGCGGCCTCGATCCCGGCGGTCCGTCCGGCCGAGCCGATCAGCGACGACAGCGGCGGCAGGAAGAGCGCCGCGTCCGTGAAGCTGAGGTGCTGCGTGCCGGGCACCACCACGCGGGTGCCGCAGGACGCGAGCACCTCGCTGAGCGCCCGTTCGTAGCGCGCGTCGCTCTCGACACTTCCGGCACCTCCTCCGGCCACGATCGCCAGCACAGGAACCGTCGGGGTGCCGCCCCGCGGAAGACCGTCGATGTCGATCACGGCATCCACCCGTGCATCCCGCGACGCGGCGAGTATCGCCGCGGCACCGCCGATCGAGTGTCCGGCGGCCGCGACTGCGCCGACTTCGATCCCGAGATGGCTCTGAAGGTGGTCGAGGGTCGCGAGCAGGTCATCGGCGCGGATGCCCGCGAGCTCGTCGGCGACCCGCTGGTCGGTCTCGTCGTCACCCGTCGTGGTCAGTGCGGAACGGATCACCGTGCCGTCCTCGAGCACGACGGCTGCGGAGTCGTACGGGTGGTCGAGTGCCGCGACGAGGTAGCCGTGACTGGCGAGATCCTCCGCCCAGGCCGAGTTCTGGGTGCGCACGCCGCCCAGGCCGGGGGAGAAGAGCACGAGCGGAAGTGGGCCCTCGACGCGCGGGGCGTCCTCGATCGCGTGGGTCTCCGCGTGGGCGACGCCGTCGAGGAGGAATCCGGGCAGACCCGCCTGGTCGGCCATCGCCTCGGAGACGACCGCGCTCTCCAGGTAGGGCCGACGTGGACCGTCGGCCTCCGTCGGATACCAGAGCTGCGCCACGAGCACCCGGGTGTCGCCGGGTGCGGCCGTGAGCACTTCGTCGACGCCGGTATCCCACTGGATGACCGTGCTGCCGACCGTGTGCTTCCCGCTCGGATCGGGGAGGACGAGCGCGGGCAGCGCCCACGCGGCGCCACCGGCGATCACGGCCGAGGCGATGGCGGCGAGCGAGGTGAGCCACGCCGCAGCACCGCGGGCGACGGCGCCGGCGCGACTCGTCGGACGCTCGGAGGCGCGCACGGCGACCGTCGAGACGGCGAGCACGCCCGCGAGAGCGAGGGGAACGAGCATCCAGCGCGGCTCGGCCACGAGCACCACGGTGAGCCCGATCACGACGACCGCTGACGACGACGCGACGACGAATCGCTTGCGCGCTGTCGGCGTCCAGGCGATCACGACGAGTGCGAGGACGGTGACGGACACGGCGATGGTCATGAGGCTCCGTTCGGGGTCACCTCAACCTGCCGGGGAGCCGCGATGGTGCACGTCCCCCGCGAGATGGCTCCCGCTGCGACTTCCGGATGATCCTCGACCGTCGGCACACGGCGACACCCGCACGAAACATCCGCACGGTACGCTGGTGCCCACAATCGAACACCGGGCCGCAGGTGATGCGGGAGAGCTCTCGGAACGCGCGAGGGCACCGAAGGAGCAAGCACTCCCCGCCAATCTCTCAGGTACGTGTACCGCATCGACCAGGCCACTCTGAAAAGCGGATGCGCAGCGCGCGTCCCGCCCACGGTGAAAGCCGGCGACAGCCGGTGAAGCTCTCAGGCTCATGACAGAGGGGGAGTTCTTCACCGTCGACCATGCGTCAGGAGAA carries:
- a CDS encoding dienelactone hydrolase family protein; translated protein: MTIAVSVTVLALVVIAWTPTARKRFVVASSSAVVVIGLTVVLVAEPRWMLVPLALAGVLAVSTVAVRASERPTSRAGAVARGAAAWLTSLAAIASAVIAGGAAWALPALVLPDPSGKHTVGSTVIQWDTGVDEVLTAAPGDTRVLVAQLWYPTEADGPRRPYLESAVVSEAMADQAGLPGFLLDGVAHAETHAIEDAPRVEGPLPLVLFSPGLGGVRTQNSAWAEDLASHGYLVAALDHPYDSAAVVLEDGTVIRSALTTTGDDETDQRVADELAGIRADDLLATLDHLQSHLGIEVGAVAAAGHSIGGAAAILAASRDARVDAVIDIDGLPRGGTPTVPVLAIVAGGGAGSVESDARYERALSEVLASCGTRVVVPGTQHLSFTDAALFLPPLSSLIGSAGRTAGIEAANEETRRFLETTFDRASCPG
- a CDS encoding 3-keto-5-aminohexanoate cleavage protein, whose protein sequence is MTNVRADDESEANMSQPFLQAALNGDREHPAAPRSPEAIAREAAGAVAAGARSVHLHPYDRDDRQSLDAAVCAATLRVVRAACPGVPISLTTSADVESDPRRRLEQVAAWTEWPDLVTANQGEEGIVELCELLISHGVGIEAGLLGWRDAELFVASGLASRCVRVMVEPLDADPDDAVAHAERIERIVADAGITLEQVHHGDGIASWAVNARAVDRGHGIRTGLEDTPVLPDGRLAAGNADLVAAAAAMLAAH